One region of Thermodesulfovibrionales bacterium genomic DNA includes:
- the rpsA gene encoding 30S ribosomal protein S1 produces the protein MSEEKIVADSERPDEHVEAGGVEESFAELLEKSGSPSGRLEPGQKVRAKVISISEDFVYIDLGGKSEGMIDVKEFMDQDGTLRVREGEEIEAFFVSLQDGGRVLTTKIRGYAPQSLKAIRDAFEAGLPVTGEVKREVKGGFEISVGGVRCFCPFSQIDLRGGREGGIFLGQSFSFKVLEFGEEGRNIVVSRRVLLEEEKRAKREKLKETLEVGMEVTGRVRSLQNFGAFLDIGGIDGLLPVSEIAWGRTERPQDVLSVGQEVKVKIISLDWESNRLTLSMRQMQQDPWMTSAERYPVDSRVQGTIVRLTAFGAFVNLEPGIDGLIHISNLGAGRRINHPKEVVEVGQVVEAYVLEVDPLKRKLSLSMQPKPKVEKIALPAVGEVLEGVVEKVMPFGIFLRLNSGLTGLIPNAEVGTPRGTDHSRMFPEGTPMQAVVADVDSSNGKVRLSRKGVLEKKEQEEFNRYKDAAKEKKESSGGLGILGEALKAKLEEKNK, from the coding sequence ATGTCCGAAGAGAAAATCGTTGCCGATTCAGAAAGACCCGATGAGCACGTCGAAGCTGGAGGAGTCGAAGAGAGTTTCGCCGAACTGCTCGAAAAGAGCGGTTCTCCGTCCGGGAGGCTTGAACCGGGCCAGAAGGTAAGAGCCAAGGTTATCAGCATTTCCGAAGACTTTGTTTACATAGACCTCGGAGGGAAAAGTGAGGGTATGATCGACGTGAAGGAGTTTATGGATCAGGACGGTACCCTTCGCGTGCGGGAAGGCGAGGAGATCGAGGCCTTCTTCGTCTCTCTGCAGGACGGCGGGAGGGTGTTGACCACAAAGATTCGCGGTTATGCTCCCCAGTCGCTGAAAGCTATCCGTGACGCATTCGAGGCCGGTCTGCCGGTGACGGGAGAAGTTAAACGGGAGGTGAAGGGCGGCTTCGAGATATCTGTCGGTGGGGTGAGATGTTTCTGTCCCTTTTCCCAGATAGACCTCAGGGGAGGGCGTGAGGGCGGAATTTTCCTCGGGCAGAGCTTCTCCTTTAAGGTTCTTGAATTCGGGGAAGAGGGCCGCAACATCGTCGTTTCTAGGCGGGTGCTCCTGGAAGAGGAGAAGCGGGCGAAGAGAGAAAAACTGAAAGAGACCCTTGAGGTGGGGATGGAGGTGACCGGCAGAGTTCGTTCCCTTCAGAATTTCGGGGCCTTTCTTGATATTGGAGGGATTGACGGCCTGCTCCCCGTCAGCGAAATCGCCTGGGGACGGACGGAGAGGCCGCAGGATGTCTTATCCGTGGGGCAGGAGGTAAAGGTGAAGATCATCTCCCTCGATTGGGAGAGTAACCGTCTGACCTTGAGCATGAGGCAGATGCAGCAGGACCCCTGGATGACTTCAGCGGAAAGGTATCCCGTTGATAGTCGTGTGCAGGGCACCATAGTCAGGCTGACCGCCTTCGGCGCCTTTGTGAACCTTGAACCGGGCATTGACGGGTTAATCCATATATCGAACCTCGGCGCAGGCAGGCGGATTAATCATCCGAAGGAAGTAGTAGAGGTCGGACAGGTAGTCGAAGCGTATGTTCTCGAAGTCGACCCTCTGAAGAGGAAACTCTCTCTCTCGATGCAGCCTAAACCAAAAGTGGAGAAGATCGCTCTTCCAGCCGTGGGGGAGGTTCTTGAGGGAGTCGTTGAGAAGGTGATGCCCTTCGGCATCTTCCTGAGGCTGAATAGCGGCCTGACTGGACTCATACCGAATGCCGAGGTCGGCACCCCCCGCGGGACCGATCATAGCCGTATGTTCCCTGAAGGAACCCCGATGCAGGCTGTCGTGGCGGACGTGGACAGCAGTAACGGTAAGGTGCGGCTTAGCCGGAAAGGTGTGCTTGAGAAGAAAGAGCAGGAAGAGTTCAATCGATATAAGGACGCTGCGAAGGAAAAGAAGGAATCATCAGGCGGACTCGGGATTCTCGGAGAAGCGCTGAAGGCAAAGCTTGAGGAGAAGAATAAATAA